The Phocoena sinus isolate mPhoSin1 chromosome 8, mPhoSin1.pri, whole genome shotgun sequence nucleotide sequence ggatcatatggtagttctatttttaatcttttgtggATCCTTCATACTACTtcccatagtagctgtatcaatttatagtCCCACCAGTGGTGCACACATgttctccttttctccacatccatgctGGCATTTGTATTCTCTTgtcttttaatgatggccattctagcaggcatgaagtgatacctcattgtggttttaacttgcatttccctaattactagtgatgttgaacatcttttcacgtactTATTGGCCTTTCACAcatattctttgaagaaatgtgtattcaggtcctttgtccattttttatattgggttatttggttttatgctattgagttgtatgagttctttatgtatcttggatattaaccacttatcagatacatggcttgcaaagatttttttcccattccatagattgtcttttcattttgttaatggtttcttttgctgtgcagaactttttcgtttgatgtagtcctacttgtttattttttattttgttgcctgtgctttaggtgtcatatccaaagaaaaatattaccaaGATCTATGCCAAGAAactttatttctatgttttcttctaggagttccATAATTTCGGGTTCATTCACtaaggtctttaatctattttgagttaatttttgtgagtggtgtaagatatggatccagtttcattcttttacatgtgaatatccaattatcccagcactatttattgaaaagactctcttttctccatcaagtattcttggctcccttgtcaaatattagttgactgtgtATGCTTGTGTTTATtcctgggctctcagttctgttccattggtctatttgtctgtttttcttccagtaccatactgttttgataactatAGCTTTAGATTATAgcttatgttcttctttctcatgatttctttggctattcatggtcttttgtggttccgtATAAATTTTCGGAGTAGTTTTTTCTactacagtgaaaaaaaaatgctattggaatcttgatagggattgcatttgaACCTATAGATGGCTTTTGGTAGTAGtgtcattttaacaaaattaattcttccagtccattaACACAAGATACCCTTCCCACTTATCTGTGTcttgttcaatttctttcatcaatgtatTATAGCTTTCAGAATAgagatctttcatctccttagttacatttattcctaattattttattgtttttgattctATTGTAAATGATTTGgaatcatttcttttatttctttttcagaaaatttgtcattagtgtataaaaatgctaCTGAATTTtgcatgttaattttgtatcctataaccttattgaattcattgattagatctaatAGTCTTTTGATTgagtcttcaggattttctatatataaaatcatgtcaccTAAAAATAGagaccattttacttcttcctttccaattcagatacctatttatttctttttcttgcctgattgctctagtTAGGACTTCTAGTGATATGTGGGggtgttttttctgttgtttgttttgttttgttttttagccacaccactcagcatgtgggatcttagttccctgagcaggaatCGAACCCGCACCGCCTGccttggaagtgcggagtcttaaccactggaccaccagggaagtcccctagtgCTATGTTAAATAggagtgctgagagtgggcaccactgtcttgttcctgatcttagaggaaaagctttcaacctttccCCACTGAGTATGAAGTTAGATGTgggcttgtcgtatatggccttttttatgttgagatatgttccttctatgcctaatttgttgagtttttatcatgaatagatgttgagttttgtcataTGCTTtgtttgcatctattgagatgatcacgtgattctttttttcattctgttaacatgatgtatcacattgattgatttgtgtatgttaaatcatccttgcatcccagggataaatcccacttgatcatggtgatacttttaatgtattgttaaatttgttgctaatattttgctgaggatttttgcacttatgttcatcagggatattgacttgtaattctttttttttttttaagttcttcgtctggttttgatatcagggtgatgctggcctcagagaatgagctCAGAAGCATTCCTTACCTTGCagtattttggaatagtttgagaatagtttgaatttggtttgccgtatttcattgagaatttttgcatctatatttatcagggatattggcctctagttttcttttctagcagtgtccttttctggttttgttatcaggagaatactggccttgtaaaatgagtttgggagtgttccctcctcttcaatttttttcaaagaaactcAAACTCTTTGAGTTTCAAAGAAACTCAAATTCAAGCTCTTTTTTCAAAGAGCTTGAGAAGGCTGGgggttaattctttaaatatttggtaaaattttaccagtgaagccatccggtcctggacttttcttcaCCAGGAGaatttgattactgattcaatctccttactagtcattggtctattcagattttctacttttttctgattcagtcttgaactgtaaattgtatgtttctaagaatttttccatttcttctaggttgtacaGTTAGTTGGTGTACAGTTATTCACGGTAGCATattatgatcctttgaatttctgtgatATCCATTCTAAtgtctcctttttatttataattttgttgatttggtctctttctcttttttccttggttagtctagctaaggatttattaattttgtttatcattttaaagaatcaactcttagtttggttaatattttctatcattttcctgttctctatttcatttatttctcatctaatctttattatttcctttcttctgctaactttgggctcagtttcttcttctttttctacattCCTTAAGGTATAGagtgaggttgtttatttgggaatctttcttgcttcttaatgtaggcatttattgctataacattcccccttagaactgcttttactcaTCCCACAGGTTACACTCTAACCTCTTAACATGTGTAAAATGGTACTACCACTTTTATTAGGttcccatccttttttttttttttttttttgcggtatgcgggcctctcactgttgtggcctctcccgttgtggaatacaggctccggacgcgcaggctcagcggccatggctcacgggcccagccgctccgcggcatgtgggatcttcccggaccggggcatgaacctgtgtcccctgcatcggcaggcggactctcaaccactgcgccaccagggaagcccctcccatccTTTTTTAAATGTGTCACTGATTAAGTTGTTAATGTTGTGCCCCTACTTCCATTTTTCCCATAGGCCCTGTGGTTTCGTTATATTATCTTACATAGTGTGGTGATTTTTAGAATATGTCTCATTATAGCAGAAAGAATTTTACTCAGTGGACGTGTGGATGATGGTGAATAactctttttcatttccatggaTACTGAAGGCTTCTGAAACTGTAGGAGCCCCTGTTAGCAAATGCTGTTTGCATGACTGTTTGGGCCAGCAATTTTGTCCCACAATTAAgagcaatatttatttatagacaACTAACTACCAGGCATTGTGATAAGCAGTGGTAATATTGAGGCTAATAAGCACTGCCTGTAACTCTTTCAGtctagtgggggagagagagacaagtaATTACAACAGAGGGGAACTGATGctattaaagaataaagaaaacaaggtCTTCTCTCCAGATATCAGGAAGTCAGCAAAGACCTCCCAGAGGAAGTGTTCCTCGAACCCAGATCTTTCCACTGCCAAAAGTCAGTCTCCTTCCTTGTtgcccccatccctgcctccttACTCTACTTCCTGAGTTACCCAGGCTAGCAGAGGCAGAACAGGGAAGAGATAATGTGGCCCAGGTGGGAGGGGTAAGGGTCCTGAGGGAAGTGGGTAGAAAGGGCCCCACAGGCATTGGTCAAGGTGAAGAGAAGCTGCAAACACACGGTGTTTAGGCTCTTTCCCCAGCCAAGTCTTCTGCTGgtgctttcttcctccttcatttatccatccaaccTTTATTAAGTTTCTGCCATTGGCTAGATTCTGGGAGGAATTAGTTCCACCCATCCTGCCTCCTCCAACACCAGAGatgcttcttcctcttctggcTGCCACTCTGGGTTGAGTGCCATCTCCTCCCCTTCTGTCACCTGTTCTGCCTCTGGCACCCCAGGAATGAAACTCGAGGGTAACCCCCTTCTGGTTcgtgaagaaggaaagaagacagagaagttccttttttttGCTGCCATCTCTTTCTCCATTGCTTCCCAGGCCCAGCATCAATTCTCCAGCCCACGTTCAAGTTCACTACTTCAGCATCAAgttaagaataaaatacaaaaaaaaaaaaaaaaaaaaagaataaaatacacatCCCACACCCCAAAAACCCACGAGGTTTTCTCCTGTCACATCAGCCTTCACTCCAGGTCCCATCTGCCTCCTCCTCctgtttctccctttctctctactctccttctttcttcttgtgGGTTGGTGCCCAGAATGTTAAAGCTGGGCAACACTTAAGATCACTGCGCTCACCCGCACTGCAgagctgaggaagctgaggcccaggagtTCTGCTTAAGGATACACAGTCAGGGACAAAACCAGCCTGAGGCCTGATCCCCACCCAGCACTGGCCTTCTCCCCATCTACAAGACCGAAATTGACTCTACTTGGACCCTTAGGAAGAAAAACATTCATCTCTGCTCCACTCTCAGCTGAGCTCCAAATGGAGGGCTCTAGCTATACTAGCCACTGCAGCAGTGACACCACACTTCACTACCACTGTCTCCCATTACTCCCCCTGCAATACTCATGGACTTTCAGGCACAAGGATTCTCCCATCCCAGCTAGGGTTGTGACCTGGATTATCCATCCAAAACAGTCAAAGGTTATAACAGTGCAATCCTCCCAGCCCTGCACCACTCCTACACATACCTGGATGGATCTATGCCACTGAGACACCCCCCACATCTCTCCCTTTGTCCTTCCCCTATCAGGACTGATGCCCCCGTGAGCCCTAAAGCTTTGACCCCACAGGATGGCAGAAGCTCCACAGTCCAACTCCACCTTCTCACGCCCAACCTTCTTCATACTGACTGGCATTCCAGAGTTAGGGGTTGCCCAGGCCTGTTTGACACTGGTCTTTGGGCCCATGTATCTGCTTTCCCTGCTGGGCAATGGAGCACTGCTGGCAGTGGTGGAGATAGACTCTACACTGCACAAGCCCATGTTTCTGCTCCTGGCCACCCTGGCAGTCACAGACCTGGGTTTAGCCACATCTATAGCTCCAGGGCTGTTGGCTGTGCTGTGGCTTGGGTCCCAGCCTGTGCCATACGTTGCCTGTCTGGTCCAGATGTTCTTTGTTCATGCACCAATGGTCGTGGAATCTGGTGTACTGTTGGCCATGGCCTGTGATCGTGCTGTGGCAGTAGGGCATCCACTGCACTATCCCGCCCTAGTCACCAAAGCCCGCGAGGGCTATGCAGCCCTGGCACTGGCACTGAAAGCTGTGGCAGTTGTTGTGTCTTTCCCTCTGCTGGTTGCACAATTTGGGCACTTCCGAGCCAAGACCACAGACCACGCCTACTGTGCACACATGGAGGTGGTGGAGCTGGTCGGGGGTAACACTCGGGCCAGCAACTTGTATGGGCTGGCGCTTCCATTGGCCGTGTCAGGTGTATAGATATTCTAGGCATCACAGGCTCTTATGGGCTCATTGCCCACGCTGTGCTGCGGCTGCCTACCCGGGAAGCCCATGCCAAGGCCTTTGGTACATGGAGTTCCCACATCTGTCTCATTCTAGCCTTCTACGTGCCTGGTCTCTTCTCATACCTCACACGCCTCTTTGGTCATCACACCATCCCAAAGCCCATGCACATCTTTCTTTCTAACAACTATTTGCTGCTACCATCTGCCCTCAACCCGCTCATCTACGGGGCCCGCACCAAGCAGATCAGCGACCAGCTCCTAGGAACCTTTGCATTCAGAAAAAGCCAGTTCTAATAGGCAGTGAAAACAACGGAGGCTGGGGGTGGAAGTGGGGGGACATTCAGAGGAGTCTGGGGTCTGGAGGTATGGA carries:
- the LOC116757582 gene encoding LOW QUALITY PROTEIN: olfactory receptor 52W1 (The sequence of the model RefSeq protein was modified relative to this genomic sequence to represent the inferred CDS: deleted 2 bases in 1 codon), whose translation is MAEAPQSNSTFSRPTFFILTGIPELGVAQACLTLVFGPMYLLSLLGNGALLAVVEIDSTLHKPMFLLLATLAVTDLGLATSIAPGLLAVLWLGSQPVPYVACLVQMFFVHAPMVVESGVLLAMACDRAVAVGHPLHYPALVTKAREGYAALALALKAVAVVVSFPLLVAQFGHFRAKTTDHAYCAHMEVVELVGGNTRASNLYGLALPLAVSGIDILGITGSYGLIAHAVLRLPTREAHAKAFGTWSSHICLILAFYVPGLFSYLTRLFGHHTIPKPMHIFLSNNYLLLPSALNPLIYGARTKQISDQLLGTFAFRKSQF